One region of Azoarcus sp. CIB genomic DNA includes:
- the argJ gene encoding bifunctional glutamate N-acetyltransferase/amino-acid acetyltransferase ArgJ: MPVNLSTPVASELCPVAGVRLGVAEAAIRKQNRRDLTLIEVAPGSRVAGVFTLNRFCAAPVQVCKDHLPGGNVRALVINTGVANAGTGEEGLANANATCAVVASLLGIAAEQVLPFSTGVILEPLPVDRLVAGLPAAQANLRADGWFDAAHAIMTTDTVAKAVSRQVTIAGRTVTLTGISKGAGMIKPNMATMLGFLACDAAISQSLLDTLAREAADLSFNSITVDGDTSTNDSFIIIATGKAGNTEINDPLGEDFRALREALIDVSIRLAQAIVRDGEGATKFMTIAVEGGRDRAECRKVAYAIGHSPLVKTAFFASDPNLGRILAAIGYAGIDDLDVSGLRVWLGGAHEEVLVAENGGRAATYREDAGARVMKESEITVRVDLGRGLERATVWTCDFSYDYVKINADYRS, from the coding sequence ATGCCCGTTAACCTCTCGACCCCGGTTGCCTCGGAGCTGTGTCCGGTTGCAGGCGTTCGCCTCGGGGTTGCCGAAGCCGCGATCCGCAAGCAGAACCGTCGCGACCTGACCCTCATCGAAGTGGCGCCCGGCAGCCGCGTGGCGGGGGTGTTCACGCTCAACCGTTTCTGTGCTGCCCCGGTGCAGGTGTGCAAAGATCACCTTCCCGGCGGCAACGTCCGCGCGCTCGTGATCAATACCGGCGTCGCCAACGCCGGGACGGGCGAGGAAGGGCTGGCGAACGCCAACGCTACCTGTGCGGTCGTGGCCAGCCTGCTGGGCATCGCGGCCGAGCAGGTTCTGCCGTTTTCGACCGGCGTGATTCTCGAGCCTCTGCCCGTCGATCGCCTGGTGGCCGGACTTCCCGCTGCGCAGGCCAATCTGCGTGCCGATGGCTGGTTCGATGCGGCGCACGCGATCATGACGACTGATACCGTGGCCAAGGCCGTGTCGCGCCAGGTGACGATCGCGGGACGCACGGTCACGCTGACCGGCATCAGCAAGGGCGCGGGCATGATCAAGCCCAACATGGCGACGATGCTCGGCTTCCTCGCCTGCGATGCGGCAATCTCGCAGTCCCTGCTGGACACGCTCGCCCGCGAAGCGGCCGACCTGTCGTTCAACAGCATCACCGTCGACGGCGACACCTCGACCAACGACTCCTTCATCATCATCGCGACCGGCAAGGCCGGCAACACCGAGATCAACGATCCGCTGGGCGAGGACTTCCGCGCGCTGCGCGAAGCGCTCATCGACGTTTCGATCAGGCTCGCCCAGGCGATCGTGCGCGACGGCGAAGGTGCGACCAAGTTCATGACGATCGCGGTCGAGGGCGGCAGGGACCGAGCGGAGTGCCGCAAGGTGGCCTATGCGATCGGCCATTCGCCGCTGGTCAAGACCGCCTTCTTCGCCTCGGACCCCAACCTCGGGCGCATCCTCGCGGCGATCGGCTACGCGGGTATCGACGATCTCGACGTGAGCGGGCTGCGGGTGTGGCTGGGGGGCGCGCACGAAGAGGTGCTCGTCGCCGAGAACGGTGGCCGTGCGGCAACGTATCGCGAGGACGCCGGTGCGCGCGTGATGAAAGAATCCGAGATCACCGTGCGTGTCGATCTCGGTCGCGGCCTCGAGCGCGCCACGGTGTGGACCTGCGATTTTTCGTACGATTACGTGAAGATCAACGCCGACTATCGCAGTTGA
- a CDS encoding HDOD domain-containing protein: MTGPADPKGRRPGAPALFPELQLGVPVDAAGQAEREPRGLGEWVAFIRDQEMPALGATVALIHSVTEDEKSPTGKLAQAILQDAAMTAKVLKLANSVLYNPSRQVVSTISRAIVVLGFNAVAEIAVAIRVIDALLAGGVRQRVVNEMARVFHAAVQARALAALRRDGRSEEVFIAALLSRVGEMAFWCFGGKLAQRLDEALAAGQSDDEAQMSVLGFRLRQLSQGLAREWKLGPLLQSVLDGTSRGGVPEQAIHFAHRFAVEVENGWDSPGLEKVVRGLATFAGLSSEAMREELAANSVEAARIARYFGAAEAGELIPRPTPAAGAPEPDETDAAETLAMEPDPHLQLRILREISGRIAAGANLNEILQLVLEGIYRGVGFDRVLFALLSQNRLQLIGKTSLGGGAEALRQAFIFSLDGTAGDLFNEFFRNPRAMRFGPGQTPPGIRLDRLQQVTDAGYACIAPILAQGRPIGLFYGDRSHAAAAVDDERFEAFQLFAQQVSLAVAAASSSRQNG, encoded by the coding sequence ATGACGGGCCCGGCCGATCCCAAGGGCAGGCGCCCCGGCGCGCCCGCACTGTTTCCGGAACTGCAACTCGGCGTTCCGGTGGATGCCGCCGGGCAAGCGGAGCGCGAGCCGCGCGGCCTCGGTGAGTGGGTTGCCTTCATTCGCGACCAGGAGATGCCTGCGCTCGGCGCGACGGTGGCGCTGATCCATTCCGTCACGGAGGACGAAAAATCCCCGACCGGCAAGCTCGCCCAGGCCATCCTGCAGGACGCGGCAATGACCGCGAAGGTGCTCAAGCTCGCCAACAGCGTCCTGTATAACCCATCGCGCCAGGTCGTGAGCACGATCAGCCGCGCCATCGTGGTGCTCGGCTTCAACGCCGTCGCGGAGATCGCGGTGGCGATCCGCGTGATCGATGCCCTGCTGGCCGGCGGTGTCCGGCAGCGTGTCGTGAACGAGATGGCGCGTGTGTTCCATGCGGCGGTGCAGGCGCGCGCACTGGCCGCGCTGCGACGCGACGGACGCAGCGAAGAGGTCTTCATTGCCGCGCTGCTGTCCCGCGTGGGCGAGATGGCGTTCTGGTGCTTCGGCGGCAAGCTCGCGCAGCGGCTGGACGAGGCCCTTGCCGCAGGCCAGTCCGACGACGAGGCGCAGATGAGCGTGCTCGGCTTTCGCCTGCGCCAGCTCTCGCAGGGGCTGGCGCGCGAGTGGAAGCTCGGGCCGCTGCTTCAGTCCGTGCTCGATGGCACCAGTCGCGGCGGGGTGCCGGAGCAGGCCATCCACTTCGCCCACCGCTTCGCGGTCGAGGTTGAAAACGGCTGGGACAGCCCGGGCCTGGAAAAGGTTGTTCGCGGCTTGGCGACCTTTGCCGGACTTTCGTCCGAGGCGATGCGCGAGGAGCTTGCAGCCAACAGCGTCGAGGCAGCGCGCATTGCCAGATATTTCGGTGCCGCCGAAGCCGGGGAGTTGATTCCGCGGCCGACTCCTGCCGCGGGGGCGCCGGAGCCCGATGAGACCGATGCGGCGGAAACCCTCGCGATGGAGCCCGATCCGCATCTCCAGTTGAGGATCCTGCGCGAGATTTCTGGCCGCATCGCGGCGGGTGCGAACCTCAACGAAATCCTGCAACTCGTGCTCGAAGGTATCTATCGCGGCGTCGGCTTCGACCGCGTGCTGTTCGCGCTGTTGTCGCAGAACCGGCTGCAGCTCATCGGCAAGACTTCGCTCGGTGGCGGCGCCGAGGCCTTGCGGCAGGCGTTCATTTTTTCCCTCGACGGCACGGCCGGGGATCTGTTCAACGAATTCTTCCGCAACCCGCGGGCGATGCGTTTCGGTCCCGGCCAGACGCCGCCGGGGATCCGGCTCGATCGCCTGCAGCAGGTGACCGATGCCGGCTACGCCTGCATTGCACCCATCCTCGCCCAGGGGCGCCCGATCGGTCTTTTCTACGGTGACCGGTCCCATGCCGCGGCGGCTGTCGATGACGAACGATTCGAAGCCTTCCAGCTGTTCGCCCAGCAAGTCTCGCTCGCCGTCGCGGCAGCCTCGTCCTCGCGCCAGAACGGCTGA